In Ailuropoda melanoleuca isolate Jingjing chromosome 7, ASM200744v2, whole genome shotgun sequence, one genomic interval encodes:
- the FRMPD1 gene encoding FERM and PDZ domain-containing protein 1 isoform X4, with amino-acid sequence MPNVLKLYLENGQTKAFKFEANTTVKDIILTVKEKLSIRSMEYFALALEEQYNISRLHLLHEEELIQQVVEREESHDYRCLFRVCFVPKDPLDLLKEDPVAFEYLYLQSCSDVLQERFAVEMKCSSALRLAALHIQERIYACAQPQKISLKYIEKDWGIENFISPTLLRNMKGKDIKKAISFHMKRNQNLLEPRQKQLISAAQLRLNYLQILGELKTYGGKIFNATLMLQDRESYIALLVGAKYGISQIISSKLNIMSTLAEFANISRVELTEESEKVSMVKVYLQDVKVLTLLLESNSAKDLACLIAGYYRLFVDPDTSIFLWPGNKQQVHRVSAEEGYESRVCSDSEESSEVDCVLEPLSDRHPLKLGPCRPLEKEEPPPGDSPTPEVARRGPSISGASSVTDSAESEASDSANTESRGCRTSGSSESMDALEEDDLDTCSSSTSGFFHSSSLAFPETLGSNGQEERRRIETSGFLCLLDLAQRANPLCQKTEFSESPTPETFSWGPELSAVRLDPRLYEGSQTDYYSLCSNVSLASHLSDSSESTASQQGRGLPAWGQQGWTEAQPSSTLEALAPHLPLALEDGSSDEEYYDAADKLTPPGALSGPRAVPAAEPSATSLTNTVSTCTPENSLNPAPDGRDPSRRAGVKKYAKTLRKRRSFLQTDYTCQVSFPLVPSASLESVDDLCYYNREPYLALGASSPTVSSLQDMQGEPGLLETKALGLLGPLRKTKSKNPASRVMEMEPETMETKSVIDSRVSSISAVRLRIDPNHKESSGDAPLTATVASFPASTPHCSNPGSSGPDNAQEEPSQTLSPFQHLDGSAPKELTLELGDRTPSLSNADPNPGRPCLPISPGPHSASQADTLELGGAQSETGLGSLFTNPVQETAPKYAEPSLPPPVRSRSGECGINSGEKMASFPAEEEQQGQRSLGHDGEVTNKNGISLFHDESGQDSGDSEEDPSNAVGQTIGISAPAGGIIASLPLRPPVTGTEQTLPHSPTDPAKGQRETPSQACQAQEQKLLEELDLDPDFLLGDQTIPSDFPLQGVKVEPLSHVTGEDTASRDPLQQISFNPGPSLPKPLACPQKEPHLEGSNRCSLSENKGKVPSICLPAEKSFLCFAPESHPKVSANLRMATSLGFVGANETVAPRIGMEQCSCQFSYATCFRSLQPDTEEEDRDLEAHPTAPLTSPPSAGSRLALPWRPARAHSCSAEPLSRNSHIWPEYCSRALRQLKAAPAGSPEGFIQLTESLLELQDILETSWGNGNRHPPEKCSWHFSESRSRLCMGSQKLLSSCQHVIRMDQSPEEMQGAVRDTFQHLVQLAGLCFQLTDCGRCSGRHREAAGNLRDVVYTYHQFVEAAKLTCERGYHDLSVKLLARQCTALTAAVFCLTQKFRASAAL; translated from the exons ATGCCCAACGTGCTCAAGCTGTACTTGGAGAACGGACAGACCAAAGCTTTCAAGTTTGAGGCAAACACGACTGTGAAG GACATCATCCTCACTGTGAAGGAGAAGCTGTCCATCCGCAGCATGGAGTACTTTGCACTGGCCCTGGAGGAGCAGTACAATATCTCACGGCTGCACCTGCTGCACGAGGAGGAACTCATCCAGCAG GTGGTAGAAAGGGAGGAGTCACATGACTATCGCTGCCTCTTCAGGGTGTGTTTTGTTCCCAAGGACCCCCTGGACCTCTTGAAAGAAGACCCTGTGGCCTTTGAATACCTCTATCTGCAG AGCTGCAGTGATGTGCTCCAGGAGCGCTTTGCTGTAGAAATGAAATGTAGCTCTGCGCTCCGACTCGCAGCCCTGCACATCCAGGAGCGGATCTACGCATGTGCTCAGCCACAGAAGATCTCTTTGAAGTACATAGA GAAGGACTGGGGAATAGAGAACTTTATATCTCCAACTTTACTCCGAAACATGAAAGGCAAAGACATCAAGAAAGCCATTAGCTTCCACATGAAGAGGAACCAGAATTTGCTGGAACCCCGACAAAAG CAACTTATTTCTGCTGCCCAGCTACGTTTAAATTATCTGCAGATCCTTGGGGAACTCAAGACATATGGTGGAAAAATCTTTAATGCTACTCTAATG TTACAGGATAGAGAATCGTACATTGCCCTCCTAGTTGGAGCCAAATATGGGATTAGCCAAATTATCAGTAGCAAGCTCAACATCATGTCCACATTGGCAGAGTTCGCAAACATCAGCCGTGTAGAACTGACAGAAGAGTCCGAGAAAGTGAGCATGGTCAAAGTGTATCTTCAGGATGTCAAG GTTCTGACATTGCTGCTGGAATCCAACAGTGCAAAAGACCTGGCCTGCCTGATTGCTGGGTACTACCGGCTGTTTGTCGACCCAGATACCTCCATTTTCCTCTGGCCGGGAAACAAACAACAGGTGCACCGGGTGTCTGCTGAAGAAG GCTACGAATCCAGGGTGTGCAGCGACTCAGAGGAGTCCTCTGAAGTGGACTGCGTGCTGGAGCCTCTCTCTGACAGACACCCGCTGAAGCTGGGCCCCTGCAGACCACTCGAAAAAGAGGAGCCGCCTCCTGGGGACAGCCCCACACCTGAGGTGGCCAGGAGGGGCCCAAGCATCTCCGGGGCCAGCAGTGTGACAGACAGCGCCGAGTCCGAGGCGTCCGACTCGGCCAACACTGAGAGCCGAGGCTGCAGGACCAGTGGCTCCAGCGAGTCCATGGACGCCCTGGAAGAGGATGACTTGGACACTTGCTCTTCCAGCacgtctggcttcttccactccAGCTCGCTGGCGTTCCCAGAGACTCTGGGTTCTAATGGccaagaggagagaaggaggattGAAACCAGTGGCTTCCTCTGTCTCCTGGACCTGGCCCAGAGAGCCAATCCTCTGTGCCAGAAGACGGAGTTCTCGGAGAGTCCCACTCCTGAGACTTTCAGCTGGGGACCAGAACTGAGTGCGGTGAGGCTGGACCCCAGGCTATACGAGGGCAGCCAGACTGACTACTATAGCCTGTGCTCCAATGTCTCCCTGGCCAGCCACCTGAGTGACAGCTCAGAGAGCACAGCTTCCCAGCAGGGCAGAGGCCTGCCAGCCTGGGGTCAGCAGGGCTGGACTGaggcccagcccagctccacTCTGGAAGCCCTGGCCCCACACCTGCCACTGGCCTTGGAGGACGGGAGCTCCGATGAGGAATACTACGACGCCGCTGACAAGCTCACACCCCCAGGCGCCCTCTCAG GGCCCAGAGCTGTTCCTGCTGCAGAACCCAGTGCCACAAGCTTGACGAATACAGTTAGCACTTGCACCCCTGAGAATAGCCTGAATCCTGCGCCAGATGGAAGAGACCCAAGCAGAAGGGCAGGGGTGAAGAAGTATGCCAAGACACTGAGGAAAAGAAGGTCTTTCCTACAGACCGACTACACCTGTCAGGTCTCATTTCCCCTGGTGCCCTCAGCCTCCCTGGAGAGTGTGGACGACCTGTGCTACTACAACAGGGAGCCCTATCTGGCCCTCGGTGCATCCTCCCCGACTGTGTCCTCTCTGCAGGACATGCAAGGTGAGCCCGGCCTCCTGGAGACCaaggccctggggctgctgggtcCCTTGAGGAAGACCAAGAGCAAAAACCCAGCCTCCCGGGTCATGGAGATGGAGCCTGAGACCATGGAAACCAAGTCAGTCATTGACTCTCGAGTGTCTTCTATTTCTGCCGTTCGCCTCCGGATTGACCCCAACCATAAAGAGAGTTCTGGGGATGCCCCCCTGACTGCCACTGTTGCCAGTTTCCCAGCAAGTACCCCTCACTGTTCCAACCCAGGCTCATCTGGTCCAGATAATGCTCAGGAAGAGCCTTCCCAAACCTTGTCTCCATTTCAGCACCTGGATGGCAGTGCCCCCAAAGAACTCACCCTAGAACTTGGGGACCgcaccccctccctctccaatGCTGACCCAAACCCAGGTAGACCCTGCCTGCCCATcagcccagggccacacagtgCCTCTCAGGCAGACACACTAGAGCTGGGAGGGGCCCAATCTGAAACAGGATTGGGTTCTTTGTTTACAAATCCTGTGCAAGAAACTGCCCCCAAATACGCAGAGCCTTCGTTGCCTCCTCCAGTCAGGTCTAGAAGCGGCGAATGTGGAATAAATTCAGGAGAGAAGATGGCTTCTTTCCCTGCAGAGGAGGAGCAGCAAGGACAGCGATCTCTGGGACACGATGGAGAAGTTACAAACAAAAATGGCATCAGTTTGTTTCATGATGAATCTGGGCAAGATTCAGGCGACTCCGAGGAGGACCCGTCAAACGCTGTGGGGCAGACTATCGGTATCAGTGCTCCAGCTGGTGGGATCATAGCCTCCCTGCCCTTGAGGCCCCCTGTAACAGGAACTGAGCAGACCCTGCCACATTCCCCCACGGACCCCGccaaaggacaaagagaaacccCAAGCCAAGCTTGCCAGGCCCAAGAGCAAAAACTATTGGAAGAGCTGGATTTAGACCCCGACTTCTTGCTTGGGGACCAGACCATTCCATCAGACTTCCCTCTGCAGGGGGTCAAGGTTGAGCCACTTAGCCATGTGACAGGGGAAGATACAGCCTCTAGGGACCCTCTGCAGCAGATCTCTTTTAATCCAGGTCCTTCTCTGCCAAAGCCACTAGCATGTCCCCAAAAGGAGCCCCACTTAGAAGGTTCAAACCGTTGTTCCCTGtcagaaaacaaaggcaaagtcCCTAGTATCTGTCTTCCTGCTGAGAAGTCTTTCCTGTGCTTTGCCCCAGAAAGCCATCCTAAAGTTTCTGCCAATCTCAGGATGGCCACATCTTTGGGGTTCGTGGGTGCAAATGAAACGGTGGCCCCTAGGATCGGGATGGAGCAGTGCAGCTGCCAGTTCTCCTACGCCACGTGCTTCCGGAGCCTGCAGCcagacacagaggaagaagaTAGGGACTTGGAAGCACACCCCACAGCCCCCCTCACCTCACCACCCTCTGCAGGAAGCCGGCTGGCCCTGCCCTGGAGGCCTGCCCGTGCCCACAGCTGCAGTGCCGAGCCCCTGTCGAGGAATAGCCACATCTGGCCAGAGTACTGCTCCAGGGCTCTGAGACAGCTGAAAGCTGCCCCTGCCGGCAGCCCAGAGGGCTTCATCCAACTCACAGAGAGCTTACTGGAATTACAAGATATTTTAGAAACTTCTTGGGGGAATGGGAACAGACATCCCCCCGAGAAGTGCAGCTGGCACTTTTCAGAAAGCCGGAGCCGCCTCTGCATGGGTTCCCAGAAGCTCCTGTCGAGCTGTCAACATGTGATCAGAATGGACCAGTCCCCTGAAGAGATGCAGGGCGCCGTGCGGGACACCTTCCAGCACCTGGTGCAGCTGGCCGGCCTGTGCTTCCAGCTCACGGACTGCGGCCGCTGCTCTGGCCGGCACCGGGAGGCGGCAGGGAACCTGAGGGATGTGGTATACACCTACCATCAGTTCGTAGAGGCTGCTAAGCTGACCTGTGAGAGAGGCTACCACGACCTGAGTGTGAAACTCTTGGCCCGTCAGTGCACGGCCCTCACGGCTGCCGTGTTCTGTTTGACCCAGAAGTTCCGGGCATCCGCTGCCCTGTGA